A genome region from Dickeya chrysanthemi NCPPB 402 includes the following:
- a CDS encoding diguanylate cyclase has protein sequence MKKYNADEQRVAKINEYHLLDLYLQQSFQNQVRLFARILNFPSSFISIIDHDKQWLIFSEGINIECTDRELAFCNTVITTATTLFIPDTLTNSQFCEHPLVTGAPHIRSYFGIPLVLDKVVVGTLAAIDYQPRTLDETVRETAALIASTTESLFRLHNDRLHREQEIRLLNNSSVVLINWQQENMLQISYISPNAQHVLGISEAEIRHSSTVMESYVHPDDYENLLFTLDNHKKGVANLECEYRFLSPKGKTLWIRQLSIANYHHSGKLSHVQALLIDNSHQKYLQKLLVDTNNQMRLVLESSSLGTWDWDLGRHNIRVNKQWCEMMGLTQDQFDSSMDHWQQMMHPLDREKMVLAAEACITGQATLINEQYRMRHNKGHWVWIETYGKVVEYNEKGKPIRVAGTHRDITEKKHKELQEEADKRLLELINRAQKIFLEKTDIQEACMSIFNDLLSISESEFGFIGQVREHDGKKVLHIVAISNVSWNGDSKNSYDTFLQNKLQFTSLDNLFGHVVTTGKPVITNTPRAHSASRGVPPGHPVLRQFMGLPIYFRNEVVGMIGLGNRFDGYNEQQLRFLNPFVDTLGSLFYALETQRAREELEAKLLEMANTDVLTGIHNRRAYILETEKCYRNHEKNTALAIIDIDFFKKVNDQYGHHVGDVAICRLAEIITSKLRTDDFVARLGGEEFGLIVHNANLDNVDAIMNGIRTEVENTLFTVDGYSFHFTVSIGATFIKHRNVQSLKDNFESDMKRADDALYEAKNAGRNRVVWK, from the coding sequence ATGAAAAAATATAACGCCGACGAGCAGCGCGTCGCAAAGATTAATGAATATCATTTGCTCGACTTATACTTACAGCAATCCTTTCAAAACCAGGTCAGATTATTTGCACGGATACTGAATTTTCCCTCGTCATTTATCTCGATTATCGATCACGACAAGCAATGGCTGATTTTCAGCGAAGGCATCAATATCGAATGCACAGACCGGGAACTGGCGTTTTGCAACACAGTGATTACCACCGCCACCACCCTGTTTATTCCTGACACCCTGACGAATAGCCAGTTTTGCGAACACCCCCTGGTGACCGGCGCCCCGCATATCCGCAGCTACTTTGGCATTCCTCTGGTACTCGACAAGGTCGTGGTCGGCACGCTGGCGGCCATCGATTACCAGCCACGTACACTGGATGAGACGGTACGCGAAACCGCCGCGCTTATCGCCAGCACCACGGAGTCTCTGTTCCGATTGCACAACGACCGGCTGCACCGGGAGCAGGAAATCCGGCTGCTAAACAACTCTTCCGTGGTGCTTATCAACTGGCAGCAAGAAAATATGCTGCAGATTTCCTACATCTCCCCCAACGCGCAACATGTTCTGGGTATTAGCGAAGCAGAGATCAGGCATAGCAGCACGGTGATGGAAAGCTATGTCCACCCGGACGACTACGAAAATCTGTTATTTACGCTGGATAACCACAAAAAAGGCGTGGCGAATCTGGAGTGCGAATATCGCTTTCTGTCGCCCAAAGGAAAAACCCTGTGGATTCGCCAGCTTTCCATCGCCAATTATCATCACAGCGGCAAACTCAGCCACGTACAGGCGCTGCTAATTGATAACTCCCACCAGAAATACCTGCAAAAATTACTGGTGGATACCAATAATCAGATGCGGCTGGTGCTGGAATCCTCCAGCCTTGGCACCTGGGACTGGGATCTGGGGCGACACAACATTCGCGTGAATAAACAGTGGTGCGAAATGATGGGGCTCACGCAGGATCAGTTCGATTCCTCAATGGATCACTGGCAACAGATGATGCACCCGCTGGATCGGGAAAAAATGGTGCTGGCGGCGGAAGCCTGCATCACCGGCCAGGCTACGCTTATCAACGAGCAATACCGGATGCGCCACAATAAAGGCCATTGGGTATGGATTGAAACCTACGGCAAGGTGGTTGAATACAACGAAAAAGGTAAACCCATCCGGGTTGCCGGCACTCACCGCGATATCACGGAAAAGAAGCACAAGGAATTGCAGGAAGAGGCGGATAAACGCCTGCTGGAACTGATTAACCGGGCGCAAAAGATCTTTCTGGAAAAAACGGATATTCAGGAAGCCTGTATGTCCATCTTTAACGACCTGCTTTCCATCTCTGAGTCGGAGTTTGGTTTCATCGGCCAGGTCAGGGAACACGATGGTAAGAAAGTGCTGCATATCGTCGCCATTTCCAATGTCAGTTGGAACGGCGACAGTAAAAACTCTTACGATACCTTCCTGCAAAACAAACTGCAGTTCACCAGCCTGGATAACCTGTTCGGGCATGTGGTAACCACCGGCAAACCGGTGATCACCAATACACCGCGCGCGCACTCTGCCTCGCGCGGCGTGCCGCCGGGTCATCCAGTTCTGCGTCAGTTCATGGGGTTGCCCATCTATTTTCGTAACGAAGTGGTGGGAATGATCGGGTTAGGTAACCGCTTCGACGGTTACAATGAACAGCAATTGCGCTTTCTCAACCCGTTCGTCGACACGCTGGGTTCACTGTTCTACGCGCTGGAAACCCAACGCGCCAGAGAAGAACTGGAAGCCAAACTGCTGGAAATGGCCAATACAGATGTCCTGACCGGTATCCATAACCGGCGCGCCTACATTCTGGAAACGGAAAAATGCTACCGAAATCATGAGAAAAACACCGCGCTGGCGATTATCGATATCGACTTTTTCAAGAAGGTTAATGACCAGTACGGCCATCATGTCGGAGACGTGGCGATTTGCCGTCTGGCGGAGATCATTACCAGCAAATTACGCACCGATGACTTCGTTGCCAGGTTGGGTGGCGAAGAGTTCGGCCTGATTGTGCACAACGCCAATCTCGATAATGTGGACGCCATCATGAACGGTATCCGTACCGAGGTGGAAAATACCCTGTTCACCGTTGATGGCTATTCCTTCCATTTTACCGTCAGTATCGGCGCTACTTTTATCAAACACCGCAATGTTCAGAGTCTAAAGGACAACTTCGAAAGCGACATGAAGCGGGCCGACGACGCGCTGTACGAAGCGAAAAACGCCGGCCGCAATCGGGTGGTGTGGAAAT
- a CDS encoding KGGVGR-motif variant AAA ATPase, with product MITFDELLPKIKDILKPYADLISHIQPVVINRDLNGKVRLIVSESVHNNPEQQAAVSAIAEQFSAELAPHSFAPDGTVLYESNVESVYQCTAHFALADDIPGVYVVDRLATESRWDMITPESNGASRIVFFSIKGGVGRSTAMAACAWSLAQAGKKVMVLDLDLESPGLSTALLPEDRRPTYGIADWLVEDLVENGNNLIADMVATSTLSHDGDIYVIPAHGKNPGEYIAKLGRAWMPKMDRNGTRESWSHRLHRLIDQLEERIKPDVILIDSRSGIDEVASSCVTDIGANTVLLFTLDGEQTWSGYRVLFDHWNRSGKAADIRERLQLIGAMIPDDERREGYFSGLCENAYELFSSTLYDEVPPGETVENLFSFEMNDESAPHYPWAIRWNRGFSALTSLHSRFAQNTIDSAEVKSIFGTLIEGIYPK from the coding sequence ATGATCACCTTTGACGAATTGCTACCTAAGATTAAAGATATTCTTAAACCTTACGCTGATCTTATCAGCCATATTCAACCGGTAGTGATCAACCGAGATCTGAATGGCAAAGTCAGGTTAATCGTTTCTGAATCCGTCCATAACAATCCTGAACAACAGGCTGCAGTTAGTGCGATTGCCGAGCAGTTTTCAGCCGAACTGGCACCCCACAGCTTTGCACCAGATGGCACCGTCTTATACGAATCCAATGTCGAGTCGGTTTATCAATGTACCGCCCATTTTGCACTGGCTGATGATATTCCCGGCGTCTATGTGGTTGACCGACTGGCGACAGAAAGCCGTTGGGATATGATCACGCCAGAATCTAACGGTGCCAGTCGCATCGTCTTTTTTTCTATCAAGGGCGGTGTTGGTCGTTCGACCGCGATGGCGGCTTGTGCATGGTCGCTGGCGCAAGCCGGTAAAAAAGTCATGGTTCTTGATCTGGATCTTGAGTCCCCAGGCTTATCTACCGCCTTGCTACCGGAAGACCGTCGCCCGACTTATGGTATTGCCGACTGGCTAGTGGAAGACCTCGTCGAGAATGGCAACAACCTGATTGCCGACATGGTGGCTACCAGCACGCTATCTCATGACGGCGACATTTACGTGATACCCGCGCATGGCAAAAATCCTGGCGAATATATCGCCAAGTTGGGTAGGGCCTGGATGCCCAAAATGGATCGCAACGGCACCCGGGAAAGCTGGTCCCACAGGCTCCACCGCCTGATTGATCAGTTGGAAGAAAGGATTAAGCCTGATGTCATTTTAATTGATTCACGCTCAGGAATTGATGAGGTCGCCTCCAGTTGTGTTACCGATATCGGTGCCAATACAGTGCTATTGTTTACACTGGACGGTGAGCAAACCTGGTCGGGGTATCGGGTGTTATTTGACCACTGGAACCGTTCGGGTAAGGCCGCTGACATTCGTGAACGTTTGCAGCTTATCGGTGCAATGATTCCTGATGACGAACGACGCGAGGGCTATTTTTCCGGCTTGTGTGAGAACGCCTATGAATTGTTTTCCTCAACACTTTATGACGAAGTACCACCGGGTGAAACAGTAGAAAATCTTTTCAGCTTTGAGATGAATGACGAATCGGCACCTCACTATCCATGGGCGATTCGCTGGAATAGAGGATTCTCCGCACTAACATCGCTACATTCCAGATTTGCGCAAAACACGATAGACTCCGCCGAAGTAAAATCAATTTTCGGCACGTTAATTGAAGGTATATACCCAAAATAA
- a CDS encoding SAM-dependent methyltransferase, with the protein MATDFEDACERHWQDAEILFTQERWANADHLYGFSAESGLKKLMLAFGMPFDTNKDMPSNTNDKKHIDTIWLRYETYRSGRCVTDYLLPSDNPFDDWRASQRYTHQQNFTQMTAEKHRNGAKQVQNILKQAKTDGAI; encoded by the coding sequence ATGGCAACCGACTTTGAAGACGCCTGTGAACGCCACTGGCAAGATGCAGAAATTCTGTTTACGCAGGAACGCTGGGCCAATGCCGATCATCTTTATGGCTTCTCGGCAGAGAGTGGATTAAAAAAGTTGATGCTGGCGTTTGGTATGCCCTTTGATACCAACAAAGACATGCCCAGTAACACCAACGACAAAAAGCATATTGATACTATTTGGCTACGATACGAAACTTATCGCAGCGGTCGATGTGTTACTGACTATCTCCTACCTTCCGACAATCCGTTCGATGACTGGCGGGCATCACAGCGCTACACCCATCAACAAAATTTCACTCAAATGACAGCGGAAAAACATCGCAACGGAGCCAAGCAGGTTCAAAATATACTCAAGCAAGCTAAAACGGATGGTGCGATATGA
- the pstS gene encoding phosphate ABC transporter substrate-binding protein PstS yields the protein MKLMRTTVASIVAASFSLTAVSAFAAANLTGAGATFPAPVYAKWADSYEKETGNKVNYQGIGSSGGVKQITAKTVDFGASDAPLADDKLAQDGLFQFPTVIGGIVLAVNVPGVKAGELTLDGKTLGDIYLGKIKKWNDDAIAKLNPGVKLPDQDIAVVRRADGSGTSYVFTSYLAKVNSEWKEKIGAGNTVNWPTGLGGKGNDGIAAFVQRLPGSIGYVEYAYAKQNNLVYTKLISADGKAVSPTEGAFSNAAKGVDWSKSFAQDLTNQKGADVWPITSTTFILIHKEQSKPEQGTEVLKFFDWAYNKGGDQAKALDYATLPKDVVAQVRAAWKTQIKDSSGKALY from the coding sequence ATGAAACTCATGCGTACCACTGTTGCCAGTATCGTTGCTGCAAGTTTTTCTCTGACGGCGGTTTCTGCTTTTGCCGCGGCAAATCTCACTGGTGCAGGTGCGACGTTCCCCGCTCCGGTTTATGCAAAGTGGGCTGATTCTTACGAAAAAGAAACCGGCAACAAAGTTAACTATCAGGGCATTGGTTCATCGGGCGGCGTGAAACAGATCACCGCCAAAACCGTGGATTTCGGTGCTTCTGACGCACCGCTGGCGGATGACAAACTGGCTCAGGACGGTCTGTTCCAGTTCCCGACCGTGATCGGCGGTATCGTGCTGGCGGTTAATGTGCCGGGCGTGAAAGCCGGTGAGCTGACGCTGGACGGCAAAACGCTGGGTGACATCTACCTGGGCAAGATTAAGAAATGGAACGATGACGCTATCGCCAAACTGAACCCTGGCGTGAAACTGCCGGATCAGGATATCGCCGTGGTGCGCCGTGCCGACGGTTCCGGTACGTCTTATGTGTTCACCAGCTATCTGGCGAAAGTGAACAGCGAGTGGAAAGAGAAGATTGGCGCCGGCAACACCGTAAACTGGCCGACCGGTCTGGGTGGCAAAGGCAATGACGGTATCGCGGCATTTGTTCAGCGTCTGCCGGGGTCTATCGGCTATGTTGAGTATGCGTATGCCAAGCAGAATAACCTGGTGTACACCAAACTGATTTCTGCCGACGGCAAAGCCGTTAGCCCGACGGAAGGCGCATTCAGCAACGCAGCCAAAGGCGTTGACTGGAGCAAGTCCTTCGCACAGGACCTGACCAACCAGAAAGGCGCGGATGTATGGCCGATCACCTCTACGACCTTCATCCTGATTCACAAAGAGCAGAGCAAGCCTGAGCAGGGTACGGAAGTGCTGAAGTTCTTCGACTGGGCGTACAACAAAGGCGGCGATCAGGCGAAAGCGCTGGATTACGCCACCCTGCCGAAAGACGTGGTTGCGCAGGTACGTGCGGCATGGAAAACCCAAATCAAAGACAGCAGTGGTAAGGCGCTGTATTGA
- the pstC gene encoding phosphate ABC transporter permease PstC, with protein MAEQKPTITPPGKTITPPGKQGDILFGALVRLAALLTLLLLGGIIVSLIFASWPSIKTFGFSFLWTKEWDAPAGQFGALVPIYGTIVTSLIALIIAIPISFGIALFLTELAPGWLKRPLGVAIELLAAIPSIVYGMWGLFVFAPLFAKYFQQPVGNVLSSIPLVGTLFSGPAFGIGILAAGVILAIMIIPYIAAVMRDVFEQTPVMMKESAYGIGCTTWEVIWHIVLPFTKNGVIGGVMLGLGRALGETMAVTFIIGNTYQLDSVSLYMPGNSITSALANEFAEADTGLHTAALMELGLILFVITFIVLACSKLMIMRLAKNEGAR; from the coding sequence ATGGCTGAGCAAAAGCCAACTATTACACCTCCGGGAAAAACTATTACACCCCCGGGAAAACAGGGCGACATTCTCTTCGGGGCGCTGGTCAGGCTGGCGGCCCTGTTAACGTTGCTGCTGCTGGGCGGAATTATCGTTTCCCTGATTTTTGCCTCCTGGCCAAGCATCAAAACATTCGGCTTTTCCTTTTTATGGACCAAAGAGTGGGATGCCCCCGCCGGGCAATTCGGCGCGCTGGTACCGATTTACGGCACTATCGTGACCTCGTTGATCGCACTGATCATCGCCATTCCCATCAGCTTCGGTATCGCGTTGTTCCTGACGGAACTGGCGCCGGGCTGGCTGAAACGTCCGCTCGGGGTGGCGATTGAACTGTTGGCCGCGATCCCAAGTATCGTTTACGGCATGTGGGGGTTGTTTGTGTTCGCCCCGCTGTTCGCCAAATATTTCCAACAGCCGGTAGGCAACGTGCTTTCCAGCATTCCACTGGTCGGCACCCTGTTTTCCGGGCCGGCGTTCGGTATCGGCATTCTGGCCGCCGGGGTGATTCTGGCTATCATGATAATCCCCTACATTGCAGCAGTGATGCGCGATGTGTTCGAACAAACGCCGGTAATGATGAAAGAATCCGCTTACGGCATCGGCTGCACCACCTGGGAAGTTATCTGGCACATCGTGCTGCCGTTCACCAAAAACGGCGTGATTGGCGGCGTTATGCTGGGGCTCGGCCGCGCGCTGGGTGAAACCATGGCGGTGACGTTCATCATCGGTAATACCTACCAGCTCGACAGCGTCTCGCTCTATATGCCGGGCAACAGTATTACGTCTGCGTTGGCCAACGAATTCGCCGAAGCAGACACCGGGCTACATACCGCCGCGTTGATGGAACTGGGCCTGATCCTGTTTGTGATTACCTTTATCGTGCTGGCCTGTTCGAAGCTGATGATCATGCGTCTGGCGAAAAACGAAGGAGCGCGCTGA
- the pstA gene encoding phosphate ABC transporter permease PstA, whose amino-acid sequence MASIGIENRSDSMETRRKMQAWRRQKNRIALFLSMLTMAFGLFWLVWILMSTVTKGIDGMSLSLFTEMTPPPNTAGGGLANAIVGSGLLILWATLFGTPLGILAGVYLAEYGRKSLIAEVIRFINDILLSAPSIVVGLFVYTLVVAKMEHFSGWAGVIALALLQVPIVIRTTENMLKLVPDSLREAAYALGTPKWKMISAITLKASISGIITGVLLAVARIAGETAPLLFTSLSNQFWSTDLMHPIANLPVTIFKFAMSPFKEWQELAWAGVLLITLCVLLLNILARVLFAQKTH is encoded by the coding sequence ATGGCAAGCATTGGTATTGAAAACCGTTCTGACTCGATGGAAACCCGTCGCAAGATGCAAGCCTGGCGCCGTCAGAAAAACCGCATCGCGCTGTTTCTGTCGATGCTGACGATGGCATTTGGCCTGTTCTGGCTGGTGTGGATTTTGATGTCTACCGTGACCAAGGGCATCGATGGGATGTCGCTGTCGCTGTTTACCGAAATGACGCCGCCGCCCAATACGGCGGGCGGCGGTCTGGCGAATGCTATCGTCGGCAGCGGCCTGCTGATTCTGTGGGCGACGCTGTTCGGCACGCCGCTGGGGATTCTGGCCGGCGTCTATCTGGCGGAATACGGCCGTAAATCGCTGATTGCCGAAGTGATCCGTTTTATTAACGACATTCTGTTGTCGGCGCCGTCGATTGTCGTCGGGCTGTTCGTCTACACGCTGGTGGTGGCCAAAATGGAGCACTTCTCCGGCTGGGCGGGGGTGATTGCGCTGGCGTTGTTGCAGGTGCCCATCGTGATTCGTACCACCGAGAACATGCTGAAACTGGTGCCGGATAGCCTGCGTGAAGCGGCTTACGCACTGGGGACGCCGAAATGGAAGATGATCTCGGCGATTACCCTGAAGGCATCGATATCCGGCATCATCACCGGGGTGTTGCTGGCGGTGGCGCGTATCGCCGGCGAAACAGCGCCGTTGCTGTTTACCTCGCTGTCGAACCAGTTCTGGAGCACGGATCTGATGCATCCGATCGCCAACCTGCCGGTCACCATTTTCAAGTTCGCCATGAGTCCGTTCAAGGAGTGGCAGGAGCTGGCATGGGCCGGGGTATTGCTGATCACCCTGTGCGTGCTACTGCTGAATATCCTGGCGCGCGTACTATTCGCCCAAAAAACACATTAA
- the pstB gene encoding phosphate ABC transporter ATP-binding protein PstB yields the protein MSMVTETSASKIQVRNLNFYYGKFHALKNITLDIAKNQVTAFIGPSGCGKSTLLRTLNKMYQLYPEQRAEGDILLDGNNILTDNQDIALLRAKVGMVFQKPTPFPMSIYDNIAFGVKLFEKLSRAEMDERVQWALTKAALWQETKDKLHQSGYSLSGGQQQRLCIARGIAIRPDVLLLDEPCSALDPISTGRIEELISELKKDYTVVIVTHNMQQAARCSDHTAFMYLGELIEFSDTDTLFTAPRQKQTEDYITGRYG from the coding sequence ATGAGTATGGTCACAGAGACATCCGCCAGCAAAATCCAGGTGCGCAATCTGAACTTCTATTACGGAAAATTTCATGCGCTCAAAAACATCACGCTGGATATCGCTAAAAATCAGGTGACGGCGTTTATCGGGCCGTCGGGGTGTGGCAAATCCACCTTGTTGCGCACCCTGAATAAAATGTATCAGCTCTATCCGGAGCAGCGCGCCGAAGGCGATATCCTGCTGGATGGCAACAACATCCTGACCGATAACCAGGATATCGCGCTGCTGCGCGCCAAAGTCGGCATGGTGTTCCAGAAGCCGACGCCGTTTCCGATGTCGATCTACGACAATATCGCCTTTGGGGTGAAGCTGTTCGAGAAGCTATCGCGTGCGGAGATGGACGAGCGCGTTCAGTGGGCGCTGACCAAGGCGGCGCTGTGGCAGGAAACCAAGGATAAGTTGCACCAGAGCGGTTACAGCTTGTCCGGCGGTCAACAGCAACGTTTGTGTATTGCCCGCGGCATCGCCATTCGTCCGGATGTGCTGCTGCTGGATGAGCCCTGCTCGGCGCTGGACCCGATTTCCACCGGCCGCATTGAAGAGCTGATTTCTGAACTAAAGAAAGACTATACCGTGGTGATCGTGACGCATAACATGCAACAGGCGGCACGTTGTTCCGACCATACGGCGTTTATGTATCTGGGCGAGCTGATTGAGTTCAGCGATACCGATACCCTGTTTACCGCGCCACGGCAGAAACAGACCGAAGATTACATCACCGGTCGTTACGGTTGA
- the phoU gene encoding phosphate signaling complex protein PhoU: MENLNLNKHISGQFNAELESIRTQVLTMGGLVEQQLTDAITAMHNQDAELAQRVIEGDAKVNMMEVSIDEACVRIIAKRQPTASDLRLVMAIIKTISELERIGDVADKICRTALEKFSHQHQPLLVSLESLGNHTVQMLHDVLDAFARMDLDEAKRIYMEDKKVDKEYEGIVRQLMTHMMEDSRTIPSVLTALFCARSIERIGDRCQNICEFIFYFVKGQDFRHLGGDALEKMLAQKDTPKE, encoded by the coding sequence ATGGAAAATCTCAATCTAAACAAACATATTTCCGGTCAGTTTAATGCCGAGCTGGAAAGCATCCGCACCCAGGTGCTGACCATGGGCGGGCTGGTGGAACAGCAACTGACCGACGCCATCACCGCCATGCATAACCAGGATGCGGAACTGGCGCAGCGCGTGATCGAAGGCGACGCCAAAGTTAACATGATGGAAGTGAGTATTGACGAGGCGTGCGTGCGCATCATCGCCAAACGCCAGCCTACCGCCAGTGACTTGCGTCTGGTGATGGCGATCATCAAGACCATTTCCGAGCTGGAGCGTATCGGCGATGTGGCGGACAAAATCTGCCGCACCGCGCTGGAGAAATTCTCCCATCAGCATCAGCCGCTGTTGGTGAGCCTGGAATCGTTGGGCAACCACACCGTACAGATGCTGCATGATGTGCTGGACGCGTTCGCCCGTATGGATCTGGATGAAGCCAAGCGCATCTACATGGAAGACAAGAAGGTGGATAAGGAGTACGAAGGCATTGTGCGTCAGTTAATGACCCACATGATGGAAGACTCCCGCACCATTCCCAGCGTGCTGACCGCGTTGTTCTGCGCCCGTTCCATCGAGCGTATTGGCGACCGTTGCCAGAACATTTGCGAGTTCATTTTCTACTTCGTCAAAGGCCAGGATTTCCGTCATCTGGGCGGCGACGCGCTGGAAAAAATGCTGGCGCAGAAAGATACGCCTAAAGAATAA
- a CDS encoding ABC transporter substrate-binding protein, which yields MKKSLLAFSLLAGLVSLAGNAQADKLDDIQKAGVVKVAVFDSNPPFGYVDPQSKKLVGYDVDVAQAIGKALGVNVELRATNPANRIPLLTSKKVDLIAANFTITDERAKQVNFSVPYFATGQKFIARKGVLKTPDDIKSLRIGADKGTVQEITLREHYPTAKVISYDDTPLAFAALRNGNVQAITQDDAKLVGLLGNLPAAQKADFEISPFSITKEYQGMGIPKGEDRLTQKVNEILLNLEKQGDAVKIYNRWFGPQTPSAQPRGDFNIAPLDQQPKA from the coding sequence ATGAAAAAATCTCTTTTGGCATTTTCCCTTCTGGCAGGATTGGTTTCCCTCGCTGGTAATGCACAGGCCGACAAGCTGGATGACATTCAAAAAGCCGGTGTGGTGAAAGTAGCGGTGTTCGACAGCAATCCGCCGTTTGGTTATGTCGATCCGCAAAGCAAAAAACTGGTGGGCTACGATGTCGACGTGGCGCAAGCTATCGGCAAGGCGCTGGGCGTCAACGTCGAATTGCGTGCGACTAACCCGGCTAACCGTATCCCGTTGCTGACCTCGAAAAAAGTCGATCTGATTGCCGCCAACTTCACCATTACCGACGAGCGCGCCAAACAGGTCAACTTCAGTGTGCCTTACTTCGCTACCGGCCAGAAATTTATCGCCCGCAAAGGTGTGCTAAAAACGCCGGACGATATCAAAAGCCTGCGCATTGGCGCCGACAAGGGCACCGTGCAGGAGATTACCCTGCGTGAACATTACCCGACCGCGAAAGTGATTTCCTACGACGATACCCCGCTGGCGTTTGCGGCGCTGCGTAACGGCAATGTGCAGGCCATCACCCAGGATGACGCCAAACTGGTCGGGTTGCTGGGCAACTTGCCGGCGGCGCAGAAAGCCGATTTTGAAATTTCTCCGTTCAGCATCACCAAAGAATATCAGGGCATGGGTATTCCGAAGGGCGAAGATCGCCTGACGCAGAAAGTGAACGAGATCCTGCTGAATCTGGAAAAACAGGGCGACGCCGTGAAGATTTATAACCGTTGGTTCGGGCCGCAAACACCGTCTGCCCAGCCGCGTGGTGACTTCAACATCGCGCCGCTGGACCAGCAACCCAAGGCTTGA
- a CDS encoding amino acid ABC transporter permease, with translation MTDESIRYWLTDWLLAPQYLQWLWQGFLVTLGLAAVTVVLATLLGLILAAGRDSRTRLLRWLVIAYCSLFRNTPLLVQLFFWYFGAAQLLPAGLMPWLNSPHIIPLVGLNIPSFEFLAGLFGLTLYSAAFIAEEIRAGIAGVARGQQYAACALGLTHWQSMRYVVLPQALRIALPPLLGQYMNIIKNSSLAMAIGVAELSYASRQVETETLRTFQAFGVATVLYIAVIALLEGWGQWRQHRQSAREH, from the coding sequence ATGACTGATGAATCTATCCGATATTGGCTGACCGATTGGCTGCTGGCGCCGCAGTATCTGCAATGGCTGTGGCAAGGCTTTCTGGTCACGCTGGGCCTTGCCGCCGTTACCGTGGTGCTGGCAACGCTATTGGGGCTCATACTGGCGGCCGGGCGCGACAGCCGTACCCGATTGCTACGCTGGCTGGTGATCGCCTATTGCTCCTTGTTTCGTAATACCCCGCTGCTGGTGCAACTGTTCTTCTGGTACTTCGGCGCAGCGCAGTTGCTGCCCGCCGGGTTAATGCCGTGGCTTAACAGCCCGCATATCATCCCGCTGGTTGGGCTGAACATACCGTCGTTTGAGTTTCTGGCCGGATTATTTGGCCTGACGCTCTATTCCGCGGCGTTTATCGCAGAAGAGATCCGCGCCGGCATCGCCGGCGTGGCGCGTGGTCAGCAGTATGCCGCCTGTGCGTTGGGGCTGACTCACTGGCAGTCGATGCGTTATGTGGTGTTGCCGCAGGCGCTGCGCATCGCATTGCCGCCGCTGCTGGGTCAGTACATGAACATAATAAAAAACTCATCGCTGGCGATGGCCATCGGCGTGGCGGAGCTGTCTTACGCTTCCCGGCAGGTGGAAACCGAAACGCTACGTACCTTTCAGGCGTTCGGGGTGGCGACGGTGCTTTATATCGCGGTGATTGCCCTGCTGGAAGGATGGGGACAGTGGCGTCAGCATCGGCAATCGGCCAGGGAGCACTGA